From Scophthalmus maximus strain ysfricsl-2021 chromosome 14, ASM2237912v1, whole genome shotgun sequence, one genomic window encodes:
- the slc5a3b gene encoding sodium/myo-inositol cotransporter — protein sequence MAPGMETADIAVVALYFVLVLVIGFFAMWKANRNTVSGYFLAGRSMTWIVIGASLFVSNIGSEHFIGLAGSGAASGFAVGAWEFNALLLLQLLGWVFIPVYIHSGVYTMPEYLSKRYGGNRLKVYFACLSVLLYIFTKLSVDLYAGALFIQESLGWNLYLSIFLLISMTALLTVTGGLVAVLYTDALQAVLMIGGALTLTIISLIKVGGLEGVRSKYMQAVPNVTAILASGNFTYYPSCRIEPKPNSLRILHGPLDEDIPWPGFLLGQTPASIWYWCADQVIVQRVLAAKNIAHAKGSTLMAGLLKILPMFVIVIPGMISRILFTDEIACIGPEHCMAVCGSEAGCSNIAYPRLVMAVMPVGLRGLMMAVMIAALMSDLDSIFNSASTIFTLDIYQTVRRKASQRELLMVGRMFVVVMVAISIAWVPVIIEMQGGQTYLYIQEVAGYLTPPIAALFLLGVFWGRCNEMGAFWGGMTGFTLGTIRLILAFIYRQPRCDKPDDRPPFIIHVHYMYISAGLFWISGLVAVVVSLCTSPPDKERVRTTTFWGLRTVQMAPAKDREETYRLTDESLCNGDGNLHKEMPIDVRKDMCLDGVDVKLLVPSTDHDPATPSTETTPATSPAEPLGNRRMEMIRAEEGCHGNWESSRCMRLLDWFCSLKDGAKSAQQKVAQDEAALIAKMLYEPPRVKLLLNLGLLCVCCVGIFMFVYFSL from the coding sequence ATGGCTCCTGGAATGGAAACAGCGGACATAGCTGTGGTAGCACTGTATTTTGTCCTGGTGCTAGTCATCGGCTTTTTTGCCATGTGGAAAGCAAATCGCAACACTGTCAGCGGCTACTTCCTGGCTGGACGCTCCATGACGTGGATAGTGATAGGTGCATCGCTCTTCGTGAGTAACATTGGCAGTGAACATTTCATAGGCCTGGCAGGATCGGGAGCAGCGAGTGGCTTTGCTGTTGGAGCGTGGGAATTTAACGCACTTCtactcctgcagctgctgggtTGGGTGTTCATCCCTGTTTATATCCACTCAGGAGTCTACACCATGCCCGAGTACCTGTCGAAACGCTATGGTGGCAACAGGCTAAAGGTTTACTTTGCCTGCTTGTCTGTGTTACTTTACATTTTTACCAAGCTGTCTGTGGACCTGTATGCTGGAGCTCTCTTTATTCAGGAGTCCTTGGGGTGGAACCTTTACCTGTCCATCTTTCTGCTCATCAGTATGACTGCATTGCTCACTGTCACTGGGGGACTGGTGGCAGTACTGTACACGGATGCCCTTCAGGCAGTGTTGATGATTGGTGGAGCCCTGACCTTAAccatcatcagcctcatcaaAGTAGGTGGGCTTGAGGGTGTCCGATCGAAGTACATGCAGGCTGTTCCCAATGTTACTGCTATACTGGCTAGTGGAAATTTCACGTATTATCCTTCCTGTCGCATTGAGCCCAAACCAAACTCGCTACGCATCCTTCATGGCCCTCTGGATGAAGACATCCCGTGGCCAGGCTTCCTTCTTGGCCAGACCCCTGCATCTATTTGGTACTGGTGTGCAGACCAGGTCATTGTCCAGAGAGTACTTGCAGCAAAGAACATTGCTCACGCCAAGGGCTCAACACTCATGGCTGGACTTCTCAAGATCCTTCCCATGTTTGTCATAGTCATTCCAGGAATGATCTCCCGTATCCTGTTCACGGACGAGATCGCCTGCATTGGGCCAGAGCACTGCATGGCTGTGTGCGGTTCTGAGGCTGGCTGCTCAAACATTGCCTACCCACGCCTGGTCATGGCTGTGATGCCTGTGGGACTCAGGGGTCTGATGATGGCAGTCATGATCGCCGCCCTGATGAGTGATCTTGACTCCATCTTCAACAGCGCGAGCACCATCTTCACCCTGGATATCTACCAAACGGTTCGGAGGAAGGCATCGCAGCGTGAGCTGCTGATGGTGGGCCGCATGTTTGTTGTGGTCATGGTGGCCATCAGCATTGCTTGGGTCCCTGTTATTATTGAAATGCAAGGTGGACAGACATATCTGTACATCCAGGAAGTTGCTGGCTACCTTACACCACCAATTGCTGCCCTCTTCCTGCTAGGTGTGTTCTGGGGAAGGTGTAATGAGATGGGTGCATTTTGGGGAGGCATGACTGGTTTCACACTAGGTACCATACGACTGATCTTAGCTTTTATCTACCGCCAGCCTCGCTGTGACAAGCCAGATGATAGACCTCCCTTCATCATTCATGTTCACTACATGTATATTTCTGCTGGGCTGTTCTGGATTTCAGGGCTGGTGGCAGTGGTGGTCAGCCTCTGCACCTCTCCCCCAGATAAGGAGCGGGTTCGCACCACCACATTCTGGGGGCTCCGCACTGTTCAAATGGCCCCTGCCAAGGATCGAGAGGAAACGTACAGGCTGACTGACGAGAGCCTTTGTAATGGTGATGGAAACCTCCACAAGGAAATGCCCATAGATGTAAGAAAGGACATGTGTTTGGATGGGGTGGATGTCAAACTCCTGGTCCCATCCACCGACCATGACCCAGCAACCCCTAGTACAGAAACCACCCCTGCAACCAGCCCTGCGGAGCCACTTGGAAATAGGAGGATGGAGATGATCAGAGCAGAGGAAGGCTGCCATGGGAATTGGGAGAGTAGCAGGTGCATGCGCTTACTAGACTGGTTTTGTTCACTTAAAGATGGAGCAAAGAGTGCTCAGCAAAAAGTGGC